From the genome of Lawsonella clevelandensis, one region includes:
- a CDS encoding DJ-1 family glyoxalase III, producing the protein MTTAVVVLIDGFEEIEALATVDILRRGGVDVTTASLTDSQVVTGGHNIPVQADAMFADVDVQGADVLIIPGGTTAFDEHDGLKKEVVARADADKYVAAICAAPMVLGGLGLLKGKNATCYPGFEKYCEGAVILDAPAVVDGKVITGHGPGWALEFALSILAEVVSVEKAAEVRSGLLLDGPNIP; encoded by the coding sequence ATGACTACTGCTGTTGTTGTTCTTATTGATGGTTTCGAGGAGATTGAAGCTCTGGCCACCGTGGATATTCTGCGGCGCGGCGGGGTGGACGTCACCACCGCTTCCCTCACCGATTCGCAGGTGGTGACGGGTGGCCACAACATTCCAGTGCAGGCGGACGCAATGTTCGCCGACGTGGATGTACAGGGCGCGGACGTGCTCATCATCCCTGGAGGCACCACCGCATTTGACGAGCACGACGGCCTGAAGAAGGAAGTTGTGGCCCGTGCGGATGCCGACAAGTATGTGGCCGCGATCTGCGCTGCCCCCATGGTGTTGGGCGGATTGGGCCTGCTGAAGGGCAAGAACGCTACCTGCTACCCAGGTTTCGAGAAGTACTGCGAGGGCGCAGTCATTCTGGATGCTCCCGCGGTGGTGGATGGCAAGGTTATCACCGGCCATGGCCCCGGCTGGGCACTGGAGTTCGCGCTGTCTATTCTGGCTGAGGTTGTCTCGGTGGAGAAGGCGGCCGAGGTTCGCAGTGGCCTGTTGCTGGATGGCCCCAACATCCCCTAG
- the recR gene encoding recombination mediator RecR: MYEGPVQNLIDELGRLPGVGPKGAQRIAFHLLNQEPDTIDRLANAVAALRDGVTYCHICGNVSETDTCSICADPKRDLDVICVVEESKDVQAIERTREFHGRYHVLGGALDPLKGIGPDQLNIRNLLTRIGQPVEDHNGDLTSIHISEVILATNPNTVGEATASYVARILKDFPNLTITRLATGLSMGGDIEFADELTLGRALQGRRSIL; this comes from the coding sequence GTGTACGAAGGACCCGTCCAAAACCTCATCGACGAGCTCGGACGTCTCCCCGGAGTCGGGCCCAAAGGAGCCCAACGCATCGCCTTCCACCTCCTCAACCAAGAGCCCGACACCATCGACCGCCTCGCTAACGCCGTCGCCGCCCTCCGCGACGGCGTCACCTACTGCCACATCTGCGGCAACGTCTCCGAAACCGACACCTGCAGCATCTGCGCCGACCCCAAACGAGACCTCGACGTCATCTGTGTTGTCGAAGAATCCAAAGACGTGCAAGCCATCGAACGCACCCGCGAATTCCACGGCCGTTACCACGTCCTCGGCGGCGCACTCGACCCCCTCAAAGGCATCGGCCCCGATCAACTCAACATCCGCAACCTCCTCACCCGCATCGGACAGCCTGTCGAAGACCACAACGGGGACCTCACCAGCATCCACATCAGCGAAGTCATCCTGGCCACCAACCCCAATACCGTCGGCGAAGCCACCGCCAGCTATGTGGCCCGCATTCTCAAAGACTTCCCTAACCTCACCATCACCCGCCTGGCCACCGGTCTGTCCATGGGTGGGGACATCGAGTTCGCCGACGAACTCACCCTCGGCCGCGCCCTCCAAGGCCGCCGCAGCATCCTCTAA
- a CDS encoding DNA polymerase III subunit gamma and tau has protein sequence MALYHKYRPATFAEVVGQEHVTEPLMQALDSGHINHAYLFSGPRGTGKTSSARILARSLNCAEGPTSTPCGTCPSCLALAPGGPGNLDVTELDAASHGGVDDARDLRDRAFYAPAESRYRVFIIDEAHMVTSAGFNALLKIVEEPPEHLIFIFATTEPEKVLPTIKSRTHHYPFRLLAPNAMRGLLERICEQEEVKVDPAVYPLVIRAGGGSPRDALSVLDQLLAGSGSEGITYHNALALLGATDIALIDDAVEALAAADRPGMFSTIERVISAGHDPRRFTSDLLDRFRDLIMLQSVQDAADSGLVDAPADQMERMLAQAKDLGPATATRFADVLSTGLNDMRGATSPRLLLEIMAARMLLPAVDDSYEALLQRVEQLERGVGSRISLNSAAPHSAAGASRQSDGTAAAMATGDPGDMPGDGGAEPVGFAAAEEEPPAPRVSRAEAAHSAAEGAARARALMAKRQAKKKAAFQQESKAAAPQQAPVTPESADEPIEDIPEADTPAPVAASPAPAAAVPAPAPSTPEEQAAPVAAATADVTAEDFSSQWVAIRNAVRPASRTLDVMLATARVIDYQPDSAQLSISHTSGPLVSRINEPRHLAILTEAIVQTMGVQVHVRCLTGQDAARGAANSSTPQEGGGTAGKARKFTVPKIPRRPDKAAPAADTPAAGISSPHRTSPTKPAPSSPAPRDLRPNDPSPSGPSPTGPLGDAPSDEDVLAEMLADAADPTQQNLDHRSATDIAIERLQETLGATLLEEK, from the coding sequence GTGGCGCTTTACCATAAGTACCGTCCCGCGACCTTCGCGGAAGTCGTCGGACAAGAGCATGTAACCGAACCGCTGATGCAGGCCCTGGACAGTGGCCACATTAACCATGCCTACTTGTTCTCCGGCCCCCGTGGTACCGGTAAAACCTCCTCTGCCCGCATCCTCGCCCGCTCCCTCAACTGCGCTGAAGGTCCCACCAGTACCCCCTGCGGGACGTGCCCCTCCTGCCTGGCGTTGGCGCCGGGCGGCCCCGGCAATCTGGACGTTACGGAACTGGATGCTGCGTCTCACGGTGGCGTGGATGATGCTCGCGACCTGCGCGACCGTGCCTTCTATGCCCCCGCCGAGTCCCGCTACCGCGTCTTCATCATTGACGAGGCACACATGGTCACCTCCGCTGGCTTCAACGCCCTGCTGAAGATTGTGGAGGAGCCGCCGGAGCATCTCATCTTTATCTTCGCCACCACGGAGCCGGAGAAGGTCCTCCCCACCATTAAGTCCCGTACCCACCACTATCCATTCCGCTTGCTCGCCCCCAACGCCATGCGTGGACTGTTGGAGCGTATCTGTGAGCAGGAAGAGGTGAAGGTGGATCCGGCGGTTTACCCGCTAGTCATTCGTGCCGGCGGTGGCTCCCCACGTGACGCACTGTCGGTGCTGGACCAACTGTTAGCCGGGTCTGGATCCGAGGGCATTACCTACCACAATGCGCTGGCACTCCTGGGAGCCACCGACATTGCCCTTATAGATGATGCAGTGGAGGCTTTGGCGGCGGCGGACCGGCCGGGCATGTTTAGCACCATCGAGCGTGTTATTTCCGCCGGCCATGACCCTCGCCGTTTCACCAGCGATCTGCTGGACCGCTTCCGTGACCTCATCATGCTGCAATCCGTGCAGGATGCGGCCGATTCCGGGTTGGTTGATGCCCCCGCCGACCAGATGGAGCGAATGCTCGCCCAGGCGAAGGACCTCGGCCCCGCCACCGCCACCCGCTTCGCCGATGTGTTGAGCACTGGTCTCAATGACATGCGCGGCGCTACCTCCCCGCGGCTGCTGCTGGAGATTATGGCTGCCCGGATGCTGCTGCCTGCCGTCGACGACTCCTATGAGGCGCTACTGCAGCGGGTGGAACAGCTGGAACGTGGTGTGGGATCCCGGATTTCCCTCAACTCTGCGGCACCGCATTCTGCTGCTGGTGCTTCTCGGCAGAGTGACGGCACTGCCGCCGCGATGGCAACAGGAGATCCCGGCGATATGCCAGGTGACGGAGGAGCCGAACCAGTGGGCTTCGCCGCCGCGGAGGAGGAGCCGCCCGCACCCCGGGTGTCCCGCGCCGAGGCCGCCCATAGTGCCGCCGAAGGTGCCGCCCGTGCCCGTGCCCTGATGGCGAAGCGCCAAGCTAAGAAGAAGGCTGCCTTCCAACAGGAGAGCAAAGCTGCTGCCCCGCAGCAGGCACCCGTCACCCCCGAATCAGCTGACGAACCCATAGAAGACATACCCGAGGCTGACACACCGGCACCCGTGGCTGCCTCGCCGGCTCCTGCGGCTGCAGTACCAGCTCCCGCGCCCAGTACACCGGAAGAACAAGCGGCCCCGGTTGCCGCTGCCACCGCCGATGTCACTGCAGAAGACTTCTCCTCCCAGTGGGTCGCCATTCGCAACGCTGTCCGGCCCGCCTCCCGCACCCTCGACGTCATGCTGGCCACTGCCCGTGTCATCGACTACCAGCCCGATAGTGCCCAACTGTCCATCAGCCACACCTCTGGACCACTGGTCAGCCGCATCAACGAACCCCGCCACCTCGCTATCCTCACCGAGGCCATTGTCCAAACAATGGGTGTGCAGGTGCACGTTCGTTGCCTCACCGGCCAAGATGCCGCCCGCGGAGCTGCCAATTCCTCCACACCCCAGGAGGGGGGCGGGACAGCGGGAAAAGCCCGTAAGTTCACCGTGCCGAAGATCCCTCGGCGCCCCGACAAGGCTGCCCCCGCCGCCGATACCCCAGCAGCCGGTATCTCGTCCCCGCACCGGACATCTCCCACAAAGCCAGCTCCGAGCAGCCCCGCCCCCCGCGACCTGCGACCTAACGATCCGTCCCCCAGCGGGCCGTCACCGACCGGGCCGCTGGGAGATGCCCCCAGCGACGAGGACGTCCTGGCCGAAATGCTGGCCGACGCCGCCGACCCCACCCAACAGAATCTCGACCACCGCAGCGCCACCGATATTGCCATCGAACGCCTGCAAGAAACTCTGGGCGCCACGCTCTTGGAGGAAAAATAG
- a CDS encoding MinD/ParA family ATP-binding protein: protein MVYSGFGGEQQNAQPIPPSGETSPLSAYPSAPDSSPAAPSVNPEPAERPFLLSDDVDVPAPFPNSFEHAFPPAHKSTPPPPFATPYASYPGSDSFPGGAGARDIGDFSAGNMAGMGGIAGMSGMGGSTSALGGGMPGSTPLGGMDPLSPTTGAANGTINNLQLLQQKKATPRSGWRKFVYKATGGAINPGPSLDEKELETLEERVRQPVRGDYRIACLSLKGGVGKTTTTIGLGSTFASLRGDRIIAIDANPDLGTLAQRVPQQTNSTVRDLLEDPSIHRYSDVRAHTSQARSRLEVLASESDPAISEAFSERDYRRTIDILQSFYNIILTDCGTGLMHDAMRGVLDLADSLVLVSSPAIDGARSAWATLNWLDAHGYQHLVERTVVAICSSRAGSASVDMDQLRATFNQRCAAVHLIPFDEHLAEGAEVDIDQMSKGAHRAFIELAASVADGFSQTLVPSSVNRREKHHPEGPATTMHP from the coding sequence ATGGTTTATTCAGGATTCGGTGGCGAGCAACAGAATGCCCAGCCCATACCACCCAGCGGCGAGACCTCTCCCCTCTCCGCCTACCCGTCTGCCCCCGACAGCTCCCCCGCAGCTCCCTCAGTTAATCCTGAACCCGCCGAACGTCCCTTTCTTCTCTCCGATGATGTTGACGTACCGGCCCCTTTCCCCAACTCATTCGAGCACGCCTTCCCTCCCGCCCACAAAAGCACCCCACCCCCGCCCTTCGCCACCCCCTACGCCTCCTACCCGGGTAGCGACAGCTTCCCCGGCGGAGCCGGCGCCCGCGACATAGGAGACTTCTCTGCGGGCAACATGGCCGGCATGGGTGGCATAGCCGGCATGAGCGGCATGGGAGGTTCCACCAGTGCGTTAGGCGGCGGCATGCCCGGCTCCACCCCGCTGGGTGGAATGGATCCACTCTCCCCCACCACCGGGGCGGCTAACGGCACCATCAACAACCTGCAGCTGCTACAGCAGAAGAAAGCCACGCCCCGCTCGGGCTGGCGCAAATTCGTCTACAAGGCCACTGGCGGCGCCATCAACCCCGGCCCCTCCTTGGATGAGAAAGAGCTGGAGACGTTGGAAGAGCGTGTCCGCCAACCCGTCCGCGGCGACTACCGCATTGCTTGCTTGTCCCTAAAAGGCGGCGTCGGCAAAACTACCACCACCATTGGCCTGGGATCCACCTTCGCATCCCTGCGCGGCGACCGCATTATCGCTATCGACGCCAACCCCGACTTGGGCACCCTCGCCCAACGTGTCCCCCAGCAGACCAACTCGACGGTACGAGACCTGTTAGAAGACCCATCCATCCACCGCTACTCGGATGTGCGCGCCCACACCTCGCAGGCTCGTTCCCGCTTGGAAGTGCTGGCGTCAGAATCCGATCCGGCTATTAGTGAAGCATTCTCGGAGCGTGACTACCGCCGCACCATCGACATTCTGCAGTCCTTCTACAACATCATTCTCACCGACTGCGGTACCGGACTGATGCATGACGCTATGCGCGGTGTACTCGACCTGGCGGATTCCCTGGTGCTAGTGTCGTCACCCGCTATTGACGGTGCACGAAGCGCCTGGGCCACCCTGAACTGGTTGGACGCCCACGGCTACCAGCATTTGGTGGAGCGCACTGTCGTGGCGATCTGCTCCAGCCGGGCCGGCTCCGCCAGCGTTGATATGGACCAGCTGCGGGCAACATTTAACCAGCGGTGCGCCGCCGTCCACCTGATTCCCTTCGATGAGCATCTGGCGGAGGGCGCTGAAGTGGATATTGACCAGATGAGTAAGGGCGCCCACCGCGCCTTCATTGAGCTTGCCGCTTCCGTGGCGGACGGATTTTCACAAACTCTCGTCCCGTCCAGTGTGAACCGGCGGGAGAAGCATCACCCGGAGGGACCAGCCACTACCATGCACCCTTAG
- a CDS encoding PLP-dependent aminotransferase family protein, translating to MSLSTMSREELEALSQEINARYEEFKGKNLALDLTRGKPSVQQLDLSNGLLTLPGEGSTKDEDGTDIRNYGNLAGLKSIRAIWAELLGVPVEEIISENNASLEIMHYVLSFAMLHGLPTSPQPWVKEETLKWICPVPGYDRHFAITETLGFEMIQVPMNEDGPDADAIAELVANDPAIKGMWLVPVFANPDGAVTSREVAQKLVSMKTAAPDFTIMWDNAYCIHTLTDEFPEILPIVQMAADAGNEGRVFQLTSSSKVTFAGAGVSFLNTSPANLAWYQKYLGIATIGPNKVNQLAHACFFGDAAAVKAHMLKHKDILAPKFDAVEKILADRLGGYEVASWTEPKGGYFISLDVVPGTAKRVVALAAEAGIKLTGAGSAYPKGEDPNETNIRLAPSLPPLEEVTVAMDGVATCVLKAALEKALAA from the coding sequence ATGTCACTGTCGACCATGAGCCGCGAAGAGCTGGAAGCTCTTTCCCAAGAGATCAACGCCCGCTACGAAGAATTCAAGGGCAAGAACCTCGCACTGGATCTCACGCGCGGTAAGCCTTCCGTCCAGCAGCTCGACCTCTCCAACGGTCTCCTCACGCTGCCCGGTGAAGGCTCCACCAAGGATGAAGACGGTACCGACATTCGTAACTACGGGAACCTGGCTGGTCTGAAGTCCATTCGTGCCATCTGGGCCGAGCTCCTCGGAGTTCCCGTCGAGGAGATCATCTCCGAAAACAATGCCAGCCTGGAGATCATGCACTACGTGCTGTCTTTCGCCATGCTGCACGGCCTCCCCACCAGCCCCCAGCCGTGGGTTAAGGAAGAGACCCTTAAGTGGATCTGCCCCGTCCCCGGCTACGACCGCCACTTCGCCATCACCGAGACCCTGGGCTTCGAAATGATCCAGGTCCCCATGAACGAAGATGGCCCCGACGCCGACGCTATCGCTGAACTCGTTGCCAACGACCCCGCCATCAAGGGCATGTGGCTTGTTCCCGTGTTCGCCAACCCGGATGGTGCCGTCACCTCCCGCGAGGTGGCCCAGAAGCTGGTCTCCATGAAGACCGCCGCCCCCGACTTCACCATCATGTGGGACAACGCATACTGCATCCACACCCTCACCGACGAATTCCCGGAGATTCTGCCAATCGTGCAGATGGCTGCGGACGCCGGCAACGAAGGCCGCGTCTTCCAGCTCACGTCCTCCTCCAAGGTCACCTTCGCAGGTGCCGGTGTGAGCTTCCTCAACACCTCCCCCGCCAACCTGGCCTGGTACCAGAAGTACCTGGGTATCGCCACCATCGGACCGAACAAGGTCAACCAGCTCGCCCACGCTTGTTTCTTCGGTGACGCTGCCGCCGTCAAGGCCCACATGCTGAAGCACAAGGACATCCTCGCCCCCAAGTTTGATGCGGTGGAGAAGATCCTCGCCGATCGACTGGGCGGCTACGAGGTGGCCTCCTGGACTGAGCCGAAGGGTGGATATTTCATCTCCCTCGACGTGGTGCCCGGTACCGCCAAGCGCGTCGTTGCCCTCGCCGCAGAAGCTGGCATCAAGCTCACCGGTGCCGGCTCCGCCTACCCGAAGGGTGAGGACCCGAACGAGACCAACATTCGTCTCGCCCCCTCCCTGCCTCCGCTGGAGGAGGTCACCGTCGCCATGGATGGTGTCGCCACCTGCGTGCTGAAGGCCGCCCTCGAGAAGGCTCTCGCTGCCTAA
- the gluQRS gene encoding tRNA glutamyl-Q(34) synthetase GluQRS, whose translation MGAGRFAPTPSGDLHLGNLRTALLAYNAARSTGRSFRMRVEDLDQQRCSVEVAERQLADLAALGIEWEGETLWQSQRHAAYQAAVDQLAAQGLVYECYCSRREILEAPRAPHSPPGSYPGTCRDLTEGQRAAKRAQLATSDNFRQPALRLRAQVPEWTVWEECAVDGARPGHPQPYTGVVDDVVLRRGDGVWAYNLAVVVDDAAQGVDQVVRGVDLLSSAPRQAYLAHLLGVEPVIYRHVPLMQDAHGERLAKRAGGGGMTLRTEMARGKSVDEVREWLLSTMK comes from the coding sequence ATGGGAGCTGGCCGTTTCGCCCCCACACCTTCGGGGGACCTTCACCTAGGAAATCTGCGCACTGCACTGCTGGCCTATAACGCTGCCCGCAGTACAGGGCGCAGTTTCCGCATGCGTGTGGAGGATCTGGACCAGCAGCGCTGCTCTGTTGAGGTGGCGGAGCGGCAGCTCGCCGACCTTGCCGCTCTCGGCATCGAGTGGGAGGGTGAGACACTGTGGCAGTCGCAGCGCCACGCCGCCTACCAGGCCGCCGTCGACCAACTGGCAGCCCAGGGGCTAGTGTACGAGTGCTACTGTTCCCGCCGGGAAATCTTGGAGGCCCCCCGGGCACCCCATTCGCCACCTGGTTCCTACCCCGGCACCTGCCGGGACTTAACGGAGGGGCAGCGGGCCGCGAAACGTGCTCAGCTGGCGACCTCCGATAATTTCCGCCAGCCAGCATTACGGCTGCGGGCGCAGGTGCCAGAGTGGACGGTGTGGGAAGAGTGTGCGGTGGATGGTGCCCGACCCGGCCATCCCCAGCCCTATACCGGGGTGGTGGATGATGTGGTGTTGCGCCGGGGCGATGGCGTGTGGGCCTACAACTTGGCGGTGGTGGTGGATGATGCCGCCCAGGGAGTGGACCAGGTGGTGCGCGGGGTGGACTTGCTGTCCTCGGCCCCTCGGCAGGCGTATCTGGCACACCTATTGGGTGTGGAACCCGTCATCTACCGGCATGTGCCGCTGATGCAGGATGCCCACGGGGAGCGGTTGGCGAAACGCGCCGGGGGTGGTGGCATGACGCTCCGCACCGAAATGGCGCGGGGGAAAAGTGTGGACGAGGTGCGGGAGTGGCTGTTGTCAACGATGAAATGA
- a CDS encoding helix-turn-helix transcriptional regulator, which produces MILADKIIELRKQNGWSQEELAERVGVSRQAISKWEAAQSTPELDRILTLSELFGVSTDYLIRDDYDVPTLADAGTFQDSPLRKISMEEASRYLAAKFASARLAAVGAMLCILALALLIVISDWPGLAVNVRGPLGFAVAAVVVAGAVAIFIINDNRTKQWKWMEKESFESAYGVEGMAKERLGAF; this is translated from the coding sequence ATGATTCTGGCCGACAAGATCATCGAGCTCCGCAAACAGAACGGCTGGTCCCAGGAAGAACTAGCCGAGAGAGTTGGCGTCAGCCGCCAAGCCATCTCCAAGTGGGAGGCTGCACAAAGCACTCCCGAACTCGACCGCATCCTTACCCTCAGCGAACTCTTCGGTGTCTCCACCGACTACCTCATTCGCGACGACTACGACGTACCCACACTCGCGGATGCCGGTACCTTCCAGGACAGCCCTCTCCGCAAGATCAGCATGGAGGAAGCAAGCCGGTACCTCGCTGCCAAGTTCGCTTCGGCGCGACTCGCTGCCGTGGGCGCTATGCTCTGCATTCTGGCGCTGGCCCTCCTCATCGTCATCTCCGACTGGCCGGGTCTCGCCGTCAACGTGCGTGGTCCGCTGGGCTTTGCCGTCGCCGCCGTGGTGGTTGCCGGGGCTGTCGCCATCTTCATCATCAACGACAATCGCACTAAGCAGTGGAAGTGGATGGAGAAGGAGTCTTTCGAAAGCGCCTACGGGGTGGAAGGTATGGCGAAGGAGCGTTTGGGGGCCTTCTAG
- a CDS encoding FeoA family protein: MPDSPCLLSDLKPGDSATIVSISSDTPDSTRRRLSDLGFAPGTPITMTRRAPMGDPSMFRLRDYNICLRKSEAKQLYVTPGAR, encoded by the coding sequence ATGCCTGATTCTCCCTGCCTGCTCTCCGACCTAAAACCCGGCGATAGCGCCACCATCGTGTCTATCTCCAGCGACACCCCCGACAGCACCCGACGCCGCCTCAGCGACCTTGGTTTCGCCCCCGGCACTCCTATCACCATGACACGCCGTGCCCCCATGGGCGACCCCAGTATGTTCCGCCTACGCGACTACAACATTTGCCTCCGCAAGAGTGAAGCCAAACAGCTCTACGTCACCCCCGGGGCACGCTAA
- the feoB gene encoding ferrous iron transporter B, with protein MADCHNPDTNTPKTPHGKKGTGAATVLADTTPITRIALIGSPNAGKTSVFNKLTGLNSKTGNYPGITVSHTEGHVTPTVILEDLPGTYSLDPISPDEKVVTDVLAGQLDGIPSPQALLIVVDSTTLHRSLNLVAQALSLGLPSAVVLTMTDELEKLGGDLDLTALSQGLGVPVVGVVGNRKKGFAELRALVENPTGWPVPVVAPPAEPGPERESWTHSMLTLAHYVAPQENVTTSKVDKVLLHPVFGTLFFFLIMFLFFQVIFTVAAPFQGWIEDFFGWLGELSAAHISNPLLSSFVNTALIGGVGGVLVFVPQILLLFLLISLMENVGYMSRAAYLMDRVMASAGLEGRAFVALLSSVACAVPGIMATRTMPSSKDRIATIMAAPLMTCSARLPVYLLLVGMLVDPGQRVGPFSVQGIALFGLYVLGGASAMFAAWAFKRTSLKSTLLPFYMEMPPYRIPTGKTVLSDMWKSTSMFLRKVGRIILVATIVIWALMNIPPQQQTIDEQHMDETQAVQYTIDHSAAATVGKAVEPVFSPLGFDWRITIGLIGSLAAREVFVATMGQTAAAADPDNPTDALEKMTFTEGPHEGEKVFTTPTIVALLVFFAYALQCMSTVGAIRSETNSWKWPIIALVYMLVLAWVLAFIARWATIGIMAI; from the coding sequence ATGGCCGACTGCCACAACCCTGACACAAACACCCCTAAGACACCACACGGGAAGAAAGGGACAGGTGCTGCTACAGTCCTAGCCGACACCACCCCCATCACCCGCATCGCTCTCATCGGCTCCCCCAACGCCGGCAAAACCTCTGTCTTCAACAAACTCACCGGCCTCAACTCCAAAACTGGCAACTACCCCGGCATCACCGTCAGCCACACCGAGGGACACGTCACCCCCACCGTCATCCTCGAAGACCTCCCCGGCACATACTCCCTCGACCCCATCAGCCCCGACGAAAAAGTCGTCACCGACGTCCTCGCCGGACAACTCGACGGCATCCCCTCCCCCCAAGCCCTCCTCATCGTCGTCGACTCCACCACCCTGCACCGCTCCCTCAACCTCGTCGCTCAAGCCCTCTCCCTCGGCCTCCCCTCCGCCGTCGTCCTCACCATGACCGACGAACTCGAAAAACTCGGCGGCGACCTCGACCTCACCGCACTCTCCCAAGGCCTCGGCGTCCCCGTAGTCGGCGTCGTCGGCAACCGCAAAAAAGGGTTCGCGGAACTCCGCGCTCTCGTCGAAAACCCCACCGGCTGGCCCGTCCCTGTCGTCGCCCCACCCGCCGAACCCGGCCCGGAACGCGAATCCTGGACGCACTCCATGCTCACCCTCGCCCACTATGTGGCCCCGCAGGAAAACGTCACTACCAGCAAAGTAGACAAGGTGCTGCTCCACCCCGTGTTCGGCACCCTGTTCTTCTTCCTCATCATGTTCCTCTTCTTCCAGGTGATCTTCACCGTCGCCGCCCCCTTCCAAGGGTGGATTGAGGACTTCTTCGGCTGGTTAGGGGAACTCAGCGCCGCCCACATCTCCAACCCGCTGCTCTCCAGCTTCGTCAACACCGCCCTCATTGGCGGCGTTGGTGGCGTCCTCGTGTTCGTGCCGCAGATTCTGCTGCTCTTCCTCCTCATCAGCCTCATGGAAAACGTGGGATACATGTCCCGCGCCGCCTACTTAATGGACCGCGTCATGGCTAGCGCCGGCCTGGAAGGACGCGCGTTCGTCGCCCTGCTCTCCAGCGTGGCCTGCGCCGTCCCCGGCATTATGGCCACCCGCACCATGCCGTCCTCCAAGGACCGCATCGCCACCATCATGGCCGCACCCCTCATGACCTGCTCCGCCCGCCTCCCCGTCTACCTGCTGCTGGTGGGTATGCTGGTGGACCCCGGCCAGCGAGTCGGCCCCTTCTCCGTCCAAGGCATCGCCCTCTTCGGCCTCTACGTGCTAGGTGGGGCGAGTGCCATGTTCGCCGCCTGGGCGTTCAAACGCACCAGCCTGAAAAGCACACTGCTGCCCTTCTACATGGAGATGCCACCCTACCGCATCCCCACCGGCAAAACTGTGCTCTCCGACATGTGGAAATCCACCAGCATGTTCCTTCGCAAAGTTGGGCGCATCATCCTGGTGGCTACCATCGTCATCTGGGCCCTCATGAACATACCCCCCCAACAGCAGACTATTGATGAACAGCATATGGACGAAACGCAGGCGGTACAATACACCATCGACCACTCCGCAGCTGCTACCGTCGGTAAAGCAGTGGAACCCGTCTTCAGCCCGCTCGGCTTCGACTGGCGCATCACCATCGGCCTGATTGGTTCCCTCGCCGCCCGTGAAGTTTTCGTGGCCACCATGGGGCAGACCGCGGCAGCCGCCGACCCCGACAACCCCACCGATGCGCTGGAGAAAATGACCTTCACCGAAGGCCCACATGAGGGCGAGAAGGTGTTCACCACACCCACCATTGTGGCCCTCCTCGTGTTCTTCGCCTACGCCCTGCAATGCATGTCCACCGTGGGTGCCATCAGATCGGAAACAAACTCATGGAAGTGGCCGATAATTGCGCTGGTGTACATGCTGGTGTTGGCCTGGGTGCTGGCATTCATCGCTAGATGGGCGACCATCGGCATCATGGCCATATAG
- a CDS encoding NifU family protein: MSAPLLFYPRTTPDPLVLEWVVGPGLVRFSWSGGVTEGRELAAHGAMPDTILGYLERGELARLSLTPGRITTVLPGEGSWQTRTTGQDALTDSSPNKQGETLATRLRRDLFTLLSTPNDKGELGWPTGTLDVPTLGGSTDAELRNAVEELLGGAAGDFAASHGGSMRLASVQDGVVRITMGGACRDCPAIGRTLLFHVDRQLRPYFPNLVRVEET, encoded by the coding sequence GTGAGCGCACCGCTACTGTTCTACCCGCGCACTACTCCCGACCCACTCGTCCTCGAGTGGGTGGTGGGCCCTGGCCTGGTGCGGTTCAGTTGGTCTGGCGGGGTGACGGAGGGTCGCGAACTGGCTGCCCACGGGGCAATGCCGGACACCATACTGGGCTATCTGGAACGTGGTGAGCTGGCCCGGCTGAGCCTCACACCGGGACGCATCACCACAGTGCTCCCAGGTGAGGGATCCTGGCAGACGCGCACCACCGGGCAAGATGCTCTTACGGACAGCTCCCCCAACAAGCAGGGTGAGACGCTGGCGACACGACTCCGCCGTGACCTCTTCACCCTCCTCTCCACCCCCAACGACAAAGGTGAACTGGGCTGGCCCACCGGCACCCTAGACGTTCCCACCCTGGGCGGCAGTACCGACGCGGAGCTACGGAACGCGGTGGAGGAACTGTTGGGCGGGGCTGCCGGCGATTTCGCCGCCTCACACGGTGGCAGTATGCGGCTGGCCAGCGTACAGGATGGGGTGGTGCGCATTACGATGGGTGGGGCCTGCCGGGACTGCCCGGCGATTGGCCGCACCCTGCTGTTCCATGTGGACCGGCAACTCCGGCCGTACTTCCCCAACCTGGTGCGCGTAGAAGAAACGTAG